A genome region from Mycobacterium florentinum includes the following:
- a CDS encoding aspartate carbamoyltransferase catalytic subunit, with protein MSTRHLLAAGDLSRDQATAILDDADRFAQALVGREVKKLPTLRGRTVVTMFYENSTRTRVSFEVAGKWMSADVINVSSSGSSVSKGESLRDTALTLHAAGADALIIRHPASGAAHLLADWTAHSNSEYGGPSVINAGDGTHEHPTQALLDALTIRQRLGEIEGRRVVIVGDILHSRVARSNVMLLATLGAEVVLVAPPTLLPVGVDGWPATVSYDFDAELPAADAVLMLRVQAERMNGGFFPSVREYSVRYGLSDRRQAMLPDHAVVLHPGPMVRGMEIASSVADSSQSAVLQQVSNGVHVRMAVLFHVLVGTESAGSEGAA; from the coding sequence ATGAGCACGCGACACCTCCTGGCGGCGGGCGATCTGAGTCGCGATCAGGCCACCGCCATCCTCGACGACGCCGACCGGTTCGCGCAGGCACTGGTCGGGCGCGAGGTCAAGAAACTCCCCACCCTGCGCGGGCGCACCGTGGTCACGATGTTCTACGAGAACTCCACCCGCACCCGGGTGTCGTTCGAGGTGGCCGGCAAGTGGATGAGCGCCGACGTGATCAACGTCAGCTCGTCCGGATCGTCGGTGAGCAAAGGGGAGTCGCTGCGCGACACCGCATTGACGCTGCACGCGGCCGGCGCCGACGCGCTGATCATCCGGCACCCGGCCTCCGGTGCCGCGCACCTGCTGGCCGACTGGACCGCTCACTCCAACAGCGAATACGGTGGCCCGTCGGTGATCAACGCCGGGGACGGCACGCACGAACACCCGACGCAGGCGCTGCTGGACGCGCTGACCATCCGCCAGCGGCTGGGCGAGATCGAGGGCCGGCGTGTGGTGATCGTCGGTGACATCCTGCACAGCCGGGTCGCCCGCTCCAACGTGATGCTGCTGGCCACGCTGGGCGCCGAGGTGGTGCTGGTGGCGCCGCCGACACTGCTGCCGGTCGGCGTCGACGGCTGGCCGGCCACCGTCTCCTACGATTTCGACGCAGAACTGCCCGCCGCCGACGCGGTGCTGATGCTGCGGGTGCAGGCCGAGCGGATGAACGGCGGGTTCTTCCCGTCGGTGCGCGAATACTCGGTGCGCTACGGCCTTTCCGACCGGCGCCAGGCCATGCTGCCGGACCACGCCGTGGTGCTGCACCCCGGCCCGATGGTGCGCGGCATGGAGATCGCGTCCTCGGTGGCGGATTCGTCGCAATCCGCGGTGCTGCAACAGGTTTCCAACGGCGTGCACGTGCGGATGGCCGTGCTGTTCCACGTGCTGGTGGGTACCGAATCTGCTGGAAGTGAGGGTGCCGCGTGA
- the pyrR gene encoding bifunctional pyr operon transcriptional regulator/uracil phosphoribosyltransferase PyrR — MSAAGDSATGRELMSAADVGRTISRIAHQIIEKTALDGPDAPRVVLLGIPTRGVTLAARLAANIGEFCGVEVGHGGLDITLYRDDLMTKPPRPLEVTSIPAGGIDDALVILVDDVLYSGRSVRSALDALRDVGRPRAVQLAVLVDRGHRELPVRADYVGKNVPTSRTESVHVQLREHDGHDGVVISR, encoded by the coding sequence ATGAGTGCCGCGGGTGATTCCGCAACGGGCCGCGAATTGATGTCGGCGGCCGACGTCGGCCGAACCATTTCCCGTATCGCGCATCAGATCATCGAAAAGACCGCGCTGGACGGTCCCGACGCGCCCCGCGTGGTGCTGTTGGGAATCCCAACCCGCGGGGTGACGCTGGCCGCGCGGCTGGCTGCCAATATCGGCGAATTCTGTGGCGTCGAAGTCGGCCATGGTGGGCTCGACATCACTTTGTACCGTGACGATTTGATGACCAAGCCGCCCCGGCCGCTGGAGGTCACCTCGATCCCGGCCGGCGGCATCGACGACGCGCTGGTGATCCTCGTCGACGACGTGCTGTATTCCGGTCGCTCGGTGCGCTCCGCGCTGGACGCGCTGCGAGACGTGGGCCGGCCGCGGGCCGTGCAACTCGCGGTGCTGGTCGACCGCGGCCATCGCGAGCTGCCGGTGCGTGCCGACTACGTCGGCAAGAACGTGCCGACCTCGCGCACCGAGAGTGTGCACGTCCAGCTGCGCGAGCACGACGGCCACGACGGGGTGGTGATCTCCCGATGA
- a CDS encoding SAM-dependent methyltransferase: MQRMDFDALYRGESPGEGIPPMTTPPWDTKAPKENVIGWHTGGWVHGDVLDIGCGLGDNAVYLAKNGYSVTGLDISPTALITAERRAKDAGVDIRFAVTDSTKLEGYTGAFDTIVDSGMFHCLDDEGKRSYAAAAHRATKPGATLLISCFSDANPPDPDRPRPAVSEQTLHDVLGGAGWDIEALEPATVRREVDGSEIEMAFWYVRARRR; encoded by the coding sequence TTGCAACGCATGGATTTCGACGCCCTGTACCGCGGCGAGAGCCCGGGCGAGGGTATCCCGCCGATGACCACCCCGCCGTGGGATACCAAGGCGCCCAAGGAGAACGTCATCGGCTGGCACACCGGCGGCTGGGTGCACGGCGATGTTCTGGACATCGGCTGCGGGCTCGGCGACAACGCCGTGTATCTGGCCAAAAACGGCTACTCGGTGACCGGCTTGGACATCTCCCCGACCGCGCTGATCACCGCCGAGCGGCGGGCCAAGGACGCCGGAGTCGACATCAGGTTCGCGGTGACCGACTCCACCAAGCTCGAGGGCTACACCGGCGCGTTCGACACCATCGTCGACAGCGGCATGTTCCACTGCCTCGACGACGAGGGCAAGCGCAGCTATGCGGCCGCCGCACACCGGGCGACCAAGCCGGGCGCCACGCTGCTGATCAGTTGCTTCTCCGACGCCAACCCGCCCGATCCGGACCGGCCACGGCCCGCGGTATCCGAGCAGACGCTGCACGACGTCCTCGGCGGCGCCGGGTGGGATATCGAAGCCCTGGAACCCGCCACGGTGCGACGCGAGGTCGACGGCAGCGAAATCGAAATGGCGTTCTGGTACGTCCGCGCGCGGCGCCGCTGA